A segment of the Deltaproteobacteria bacterium genome:
TTACCGGCGTCCTGGTTATTATCCCCCGGAGGGAGAAGAGGCCCTGGTTATGGAATGGGCGCGTTAAAGGCGAAACTACGAATATTGAATATCGAACACTGAATATCGAATCATGAAGTGATTTGTTTTTGTCTTCCTTCGACATTCATTATTCATTATTCGACATTCGATATTCTCCTGTTTTCTCGACGTCCATCAAGAGGATGAGGTTTATTACCGTCCGGCCCAATGTCCGGGAACCCAGAACCGTTCGATATTTCCATAAGGGCCGTATTGTTCTACCCAATGCCCGTCTATCCATCTTTCCCGATGGGGTGGAGGGGGAGGGCCATAATATTCAGGCGGGTTATAGACTCGAACCGGATGACGATCGTGATAATAGTCCCTTGGGGGATGGAACATCTGCCCCAGGAGGATAGCCGAACCTACCCCCACGGCTACGCCCGGCCAAAACCGGTCCGCCCTGACGGGGGTGACCGAAAAAAAGGTGACTGTTAAGGACAGGGCCAGTATCATAACAACGGTTTTTTTCATGGCAACTTCTCCTTTCTGTTTTATAGTTTTGACTGGATAAAAAATATAAAGGTTAAAATATTTTTGCGTTATTTTTATAAAAAGATTAACCGGTAAATGGCTGTAAAATTCCCAAATTTTTGTTTTAACTATTTATTTTATCCGGTGTCTAATTTCAACAAAAGATGAAATATGACGGACGACCAGTTAGTTGAGCGGGTAAAAAATGGGGATTCCCTGGCCTTTGAAGAACTGGTCTTTCGATACCAGAAGCCGATTTATTATTTTGTCTTGCGGATGCTGAAGAGTCCTTTAGACGCTGAAGATGCTGTCCAAAAAATATTTTTACTGGCTTATAAAAATATCAAGGGATTCAGGGCCGATTCGACTTTTAAAACCTGGTTATATCGAATAGGGATCAACCAATGTAATAATTTTTTCCGTCAAAATAAAAATCGGGAATTCATCTCCGTGGATGAAATCCCGGTGGCCGATTTCAGTGCCGATCAAGAAGGGGATTTGTCGGAAAAGGAAATACTGGTCAGTCTCCGGAAAGCCGTAGATCGGCTTCCCTATAAGCAAAGGATGGTGGTTTCCTTAAGAATTTATCAGGATCTCTCCTTTGATGAAATTGGAAAGTCCCTTGATATCCGGGCAAACTCGGCTAAGGTTAATTTTCACCATGCCATGGAAAAACTCAAAAATTGGATGAAGACCTAACCAAAACTATTTAAGAATCTTAAAATCATGAAAGTGCTATCCTGTAAAAAAATAAAAAAACTGACCGGCGGTTATTTTCAGAGCCTGTTGTCCCCCGATCTGGTCCAGGGGGTTGATAGGCATCTCGCCGCTTGTCCGGTCTGTAAAAAGGAATACCAGGAAACTCAAGAGGTCCTGGACCTCTTGAACCGGGACCGTCTGCCGGATCCCGGACCGGATTTCTGGAAGGGGTTGAACTCCAGGATTATGGCCCAGGTGGGCCTTAGCCGGCCTCATTCCCTGAAGGTCCCCTGGTATAAAAAGATCGGGAGTAACCCTTTCACCTGGCCCGGCTATGCCTGGGTAACGGCCTTGATTCTCATCCTTTTGACCCCCTGGGCCATTTATACTATTCCTTTTAAAGGCCAACCATCCACTCTGGTCCAGGAATTCCCGGAGAACGAATTGAAATGGGAATTGGGTTTTGAGTCCGTACCGGCAGCGGTTGATTCCCTTTCCGCCAGGGAGTCCGTTCGTTTGGGAGAAAGGATAGTGGCTCGAATGGGAAAGGATTTGACCGGGAAGCCTCCATTATCGACTGAGGATGAATTGCAGTGGGATGTTTCTCCTTCTCTGGAAGGTCTTAATAATGAACAGTTGGATACTCTGTTTAAAAAAATGAAAACCGGAGGTTTTCCCGGTTTTAAGGAGGAAGAAAAGCATGTATCCTGAAAAAATTATCCGGATTTTTCTTTTGTCCTTTATCCTTGTCCTTGGGGCTTCTTCCCTTTGGGCCGAATCCTGGAAGGAAGGTAAGGACTCCCGTGATAAGACCCGGGAACGGATTCATATGATCAAGATGTGGAAAATGACCGAGGCCCTTAAGCTGGACCGGGAAGGGGCGGCGCGTTTTTTCGCCGTTAATAATCAATTCGAAGAGACCAAAAGAAAACTCTGGAGGGATTTTCACGAGGACACCCAAAGGCTTAGAAATCTGATGCGGGACATGAATCCTCCGGAACGGGAGTTGCGGGACCTCCTGGTGCGAATCAAGGGCCGGAAAAAAGAAATCAATGATTTATCGAATAGACAAATGGAAGATGAGATGAACCTCATGAGGCCGGAACAGCAGGCCCGGTATATCTTGTTTCAAATAGACTTCCGTCGGGAGATGGAGGATTTGATTCGGGAAGTTCGTGAAGAAAAACCCCCCAAACCAGGATATGAATCCATTCCTGAAAAAATAAGATAAAGAGGTTCTCCTGGATGGATCTGAAGCTGAAAGACAGGGTAACCCTTGTCACCGGAGCCGGTCAGGGGATCGGACGGGCCATCGCCCTCCTGGCGGCCTATGAAGGGGGCAGGGTGGCGGTAGTGGATTGGAACCCGGAAACCGGGCAGGAAACCTTAAAGCTTTTGGAAGGGGCCGGGGGGGAAGGTTTTTTTTGGGCAGCCGACGTGACCCAACCTTCGGCAGTTTCTGAGGTGGTCGATCAGGTGCATAAGCGATGGGGCCGGATCGATATCCTGATCAATAACGCCGGATTTGATCGTCCCGCAGGGATTTTTAAAATCAAGACCGAAGATTGGGATGCCGTGCAGGGGGTTCATCTTCGGGCTGCCATGCTTTTCATCAGCCGGGTCATGCCCATCATGCGGGATCAGAAATATGGGCAGGTCGTTAATATATCGTCGGTTTACGGCAAGGTAGGCGGTAAGGGAGAAATCGCTTATGCTGTGGCCAAGGCCGGTCTCCTGGGATTGACTAAAAGTGTTGCCAAAGAGGTGGGGAGATATGGGATCCGGGTCAACGCCGTCTTGCCCGGCCTGACCGAGACCCCGTCTATTCAAGCCATGATGGCCGAAAAATTCAAAGCAGAAATTCTGGCCCAGACCCCTTTGGGTAGAATGGCCCGACCGGAAGAGATCGCCCGGGCCGTTGTCTTCCTGGCATCCGATGAAGCCAGCTTCATTACCGGAGCCGGTCTGGAAGTCAGCGGCGGCTGGGAGATGTGAGAGGGGTTTTTTATCTGTTGACATTTTAAAAGGTTCGATTTAATAATTCTAAAAATTGAGGTGATGAAGTTCACCTGAACCGTCCGTTTTGGCGGACTGATGACTTCTGCTTCGGATTGGTCCGGGGTGGAAGTTTTTTATTTTTAGAGGTTGTTGAATGGACGATCAGTTGATATCCCTGGTACTTTGGGCACTTATTTTTGTGGCCAGTTTTTTTTCGGTTGAATTGGGGCTTTCGGTGGCCATCATCGAAATTTCCCTGGGAGTTATCGGAGGTAACTTTCTGGGACTCCACCCCACCCCCTGGATTAGCTATCTGGCCGGTTTTGGAGGCATATTGCTGACCTTTCTGGCCGGGGCCGAGGTGGACACCCAGGTCATGAAAGCCAAATTAAAGGAAAGCTTTCTGATCGGGGCCGTATCCTTTCTGTTCCCTTTTTTAGGGGCCATGGTCTATGCCCATTACCTGTTGGATTGGTCCTGGCCGGCATCCAAGATCGCCGGGATAGCTTTGTCGACCACTTCTCTGGCCGTGGTCTATGCCGTTTTGGTCGAAACCGGCCTGACCAACACCGAACTGGGCAAGATCCTTATGGCCGCCACCTTTTTTACCGATCTGGGCACCGCTATGGCCCTCTCCCTGCTCTTTCTTGAGTTTAACTGGTTCACCCTGCTTTTTTTGGGGGTGTCAATTGTATTGATCCTGGTTATTCCCAGAATCTATCCCTGGATCTGCCGGCGCTACGGCGACCGGGTGATCGAGCCGGAAATTAAGTTTCTTTTTCTTGTTTTGGTCGTC
Coding sequences within it:
- a CDS encoding RNA polymerase sigma factor, which produces MTDDQLVERVKNGDSLAFEELVFRYQKPIYYFVLRMLKSPLDAEDAVQKIFLLAYKNIKGFRADSTFKTWLYRIGINQCNNFFRQNKNREFISVDEIPVADFSADQEGDLSEKEILVSLRKAVDRLPYKQRMVVSLRIYQDLSFDEIGKSLDIRANSAKVNFHHAMEKLKNWMKT
- a CDS encoding cation:proton antiporter; this translates as MDDQLISLVLWALIFVASFFSVELGLSVAIIEISLGVIGGNFLGLHPTPWISYLAGFGGILLTFLAGAEVDTQVMKAKLKESFLIGAVSFLFPFLGAMVYAHYLLDWSWPASKIAGIALSTTSLAVVYAVLVETGLTNTELGKILMAATFFTDLGTAMALSLLFLEFNWFTLLFLGVSIVLILVIPRIYPWICRRYGDRVIEPEIKFLFLVLVVIMFFAKVGASHAILPAFVLGLAMSNSFMENRKLQRRLRVVAFAIITPFFFINGGMNISLKLLLVNSGLLVQMLLVKQVTKIAGVYPLAKKYLPENAMYTTLLMSTGLTMGTISSVFGLTAGLISQAQFSVLVATVVLSAIIPTFIAQKWFEPAYELPEMNGLSTNSENLEE
- a CDS encoding SDR family oxidoreductase, translating into MDLKLKDRVTLVTGAGQGIGRAIALLAAYEGGRVAVVDWNPETGQETLKLLEGAGGEGFFWAADVTQPSAVSEVVDQVHKRWGRIDILINNAGFDRPAGIFKIKTEDWDAVQGVHLRAAMLFISRVMPIMRDQKYGQVVNISSVYGKVGGKGEIAYAVAKAGLLGLTKSVAKEVGRYGIRVNAVLPGLTETPSIQAMMAEKFKAEILAQTPLGRMARPEEIARAVVFLASDEASFITGAGLEVSGGWEM